The following proteins are co-located in the Neofelis nebulosa isolate mNeoNeb1 chromosome 18, mNeoNeb1.pri, whole genome shotgun sequence genome:
- the EPHB4 gene encoding ephrin type-B receptor 4: MELRALLCWASLVAALEETLLNTKLETADLKWVTFPQVEGQWEELSGLDEEQHSVRTYEVCDVQRAPGLAHWLRTGWVPRRGAVHVYATLRFTMLECLSLTRAGRSCKETFTVFYFESDADTATAFTPAWMENPYIKVDTVAAEHLTRKRPGAEATGKVNVKTLRLGPLTKAGFYLAFQDQGACMALLSLHLFYKKCAQLTVNLTRFPETVPRELVVPVAGSCVADAVPTPGPSPSLYCREDGQWAEQPVTGCSCAPGFEAAEGNTKCRACAQGTFKPLSGEGSCQSCPANSHSNTVGSPVCQCRVGYFRALTDSRGAPCTTPPSAPRSVVPRLNGSSLRLEWSAPLESGGRDDLTYALRCRECRPGGSCTPCGGDLTFDPGPRDLVEPWVAIRGLRPDFTYTFEVTASNGVSSLATGPVPFEAVNVTTDREVPPPVSDIRVTRSSPSSLSLAWAVPRAPSGAVLDYEVKYHEKGTEGPSSVRFLKTSENRAELRGLKRGASYLVQVRARSEAGYGPFGQEHHSQTQLDENESWREQLALIAGTAVVGVVLVLVVIVIAVLCLRKQSSGREAEYSDKHGQYLIGHGTKVYIDPFTYEDPNEAVREFAKEIDVSYVKIEEVIGAGEFGEVCRGRLKAPGKKESCVAIKTLKGGYTERQRREFLSEASIMGQFEHPNIIRLEGVVTNSVPVMILTEFMENGALDSFLRLNDGQFTVIQLVGMLRGIASGMRYLAEMSYVHRDLAARNILVNSNLVCKVSDFGLSRFLEENSSDPTYTSSLGGKIPIRWTAPEAIAFRKFTSASDAWSYGIVMWEVMSFGERPYWDMSNQDVINAIEQDYRLPPPPDCPTSLHQLMLDCWQKDRNARPRFPQVVSALDKMIRNPASLKIVARENGGASHPLLDQRQPHYSAFGSVGEWLRAIKMGRYEESFAAAGFGSFELVSQISAEDLLRIGVTLAGHQKKILASVQHMKSQAKPGAPGGSGAPTPQY; this comes from the exons ATGGAGCTCCGGGCTCTGCTTTGCTGGGCTTCGCTCGTCGCGGCTTTAGAAG AGACCCTGCTGAACACGAAACTGGAAACTGCAGACCTGAAGTGGGTCACATTCCCTCAGGTGGAGGGGCAG TGGGAGGAGCTGAGCGGCCTGGATGAAGAGCAGCACAGCGTTCGGACCTACGAGGTGTGCGACGTGCAACGGGCCCCGGGCCTGGCCCACTGGCTGCGCACCGGCTGGGTCCCGCGCCGGGGAGCTGTCCACGTGTATGCCACGCTTCGCTTCACCATGCTCGAGTGCCTGTCCCTGACCCGGGCCGGGCGCTCCTGCAAGGAGACCTTCACTGTCTTCTACTTCGAGAGCGATGCTGACACGGCCACAGCCTTCACGCCAGCCTGGATGGAGAACCCCTACATCAAG GTGGACACAGTGGCTGCTGAGCACCTGACCCGGAAGCGCCCTGGGGCCGAGGCAACCGGGAAGGTGAACGTGAAGACGCTGCGTCTGGGCCCACTCACCAAGGCTGGCTTCTATCTGGCCTTCCAGGACCAGGGTGCCTGCATGGCCCTGCTGTCCCTGCACCTCTTCTACAAGAAGTGCGCCCAGCTGACCGTGAACCTCACCCGCTTCCCGGAGACTGTGCCTCGGGAGCTTGTGGTGCCCGTGGCGGGGAGCTGTGTGGCTGATGCcgtccccacccccggccccagccccagcctctatTGCCGGGAGGATGGCCAGTGGGCCGAGCAGCCGGTTACGGGCTGCAGCTGTGCCCCAGGGTTCGAGGCCGCCGAGGGGAATACCAAGTGCCGAG cctgtgCCCAAGGCACCTTCAAGCCCTTATCTGGGGAGGGGTCCTGCCAGTCGTGTCCAGCCAACAGCCACTCCAACACCGTCGGCTCGCCCGTCTGCCAGTGCCGCGTTGGGTACTTCCGGGCCCTCACAGACTCCCGGGGTGCGCCCTGTACCA CGCCGCCCTCTGCTCCGAGAAGTGTGGTTCCCCGGCTGAATGGCTCCTCCCTGCGCCTGGAGTGGAGCGCCCCCCTCGAGTCCGGGGGCCGAGATGACCTCACGTATGCGCTGCGCTGCCGGGAGTGCCGCCCTGGGGGGTCCTGCACACCCTGCGGAGGAGACCTGACCTTCGACCCTGGCCCCCGGGACCTTGTGGAGCCCTGGGTGGCGATTCGTGGGCTGCGTCCTGATTTCACCTATACGTTCGAGGTCACCGCCTCGAATGGGGTGTCCTCCTTAGCCACCGGACCTGTCCCGTTTGAGGCTGTGAATGTCACCACTGACCGTGAGG TACCGCCCCCAGTGTCCGACATCCGGGTGACGAGGTCATCACCCAGCAGCTTGAGCCTGGCCTGGGCTGTTCCCCGGGCACCCAGCGGAGCCGTGCTGGACTACGAGGTCAAGTACCATGAGAAG GGCACAGAGGGCCCCAGCAGCGTGCGGTTCCTGAAGACGTCTGAAAACCGGGCAGAGCTGCGGGGACTGAAACGGGGAGCCAGCTACCTGGTCCAGGTGCGGGCGCGCTCCGAGGCCGGCTACGGGCCCTTCGGCCAGGAGCACCACAGCCAAACACAGCTGGACG AGAATGAGAGCTGGCGGGAGCAGCTGGCCCTGATCGCAGGCACGGCGGTCGTGGGTGTGGTGCTGGTCTTGGTGGTCATCGTCATCGCCGTCCTGTGCCTCAG GAAGCAGAGCAGCGGGAGAGAAGCTGAATACTCAGACAAACACGGACAGTATCTCATCGGGCACG GTACTAAGGTCTACATTGACCCCTTCACTTACGAAGACCCTAATGAGGCTGTAAGAGAGTTTGCAAAAGAGATCGATGTCTCCTATGTCAAGATTGAGGAGGTGATTGGCGCAG GTGAGTTTGGCGAGGTGTGTCGGGGGCGGCTCAAGGCCCCTGGGAAGAAAGAGAGCTGTGTGGCCATCAAGACCCTGAAAGGGGGCTACACGGAGAGGCAGCGGCGGGAGTTCCTAAGTGAGGCCTCCATCATGGGCCAGTTCGAGCACCCCAACATCATCCGCCTGGAGGGCGTGGTCACCAACAGCGTGCCCGTCATGATCCTCACTGAGTTCATGGAGAACGGCGCCCTGGACTCCTTCCTGCGG CTGAACGACGGGCAGTTCACCGTCATCCAGCTGGTGGGCATGTTGCGGGGCATCGCCTCAGGCATGCGGTACCTGGCTGAGATGAGCTACGTCCACCGAGACCTGGCTGCCCGTAATATCCTGGTCAACAGCAACCTTGTCTGCAAGGTTTCCGACTTCGGGCTTTCCCGCTTCCTGGAGGAGAACTCTTCTGACCCCACCTACACGAGCTCTCTG GGGGGAAAGATTCCCATCAGATGGACAGCCCCCGAGGCCATCGCCTTCCGGAAATTCACATCTGCTAGTGATGCCTGGAGCTACGGAATTGTGATGTGGGAGGTCATGTCATTTGGGGAACGTCCATACTGGGACATGAGCAATCAGGAT GTGATCAATGCCATTGAACAGGACTAccggctgcccccacccccagactgcCCCACTTCCCTGCACCAGCTCATGCTGGACTGTTGGCAGAAGGACCGGAACGCACGGCCCCGCTTCCCCCAGGTGGTCAGCGCCCTCGACAAGATGATCCGCAACCCAGCCAGTCTCAAAATCGTGGCCAGGGAGAATGGCGG GGCCTCGCACCCACTCCTGGATCAGCGGCAGCCTCACTACTCAGCTTTCGGCTCTGTGGGTGAGTGGCTTCGAGCCATCAAGATGGGAAGATACGAAGAAAGTTTCGCAGCCGCTGGCTTTGGCTCCTTCGAACTGGTCAGCCAGATCTCCGCTGA gGACCTGCTCCGAATTGGAGTCACTCTGGCGGGACACCAGAAGAAAATCCTGGCCAGTGTCCAGCACATGAAGTCCCAGGCCAAGCCTGGAGCCCCGGGTGGGTCGGGAGCACCAACCCCCCAGTACTGA